The genomic stretch AGCACGACTGCTAGGGTGATCAGGCCGGCCAGGAGCGCCCGCCGCGGACGGGAGAGGTTGGCTCGGGTCTCCTGCCAGACGTGGGGCAGAGGCCGCCAAGAGCGCAGCACTGGCCATCCCGAGGCCGGGACCAACTTCCCCGGAAGCACACCCGTTCCCAGACGCAGCAGCAGGCTGTGGGCCAGCGTCACGTGGGACGGCGAAGGATCCGCGCGGCGAGACTCGCCTGCGCAAGTCTCATGCGGTGGAGGATTCATAGTTTCGAGCCCGGCCAGAATCCCAGGCGGTCCAGGCGAGGGGGACTGGAATGGCCAGGCCTGCCGGTGGGCTCCGGGGGCGTGCGAAGCAGTGTGACCGGGCTCGTCCAGAGCCTACCATAAGGCGGGCTCGGCTCGTGGGGTGGCGGCTGGGCCGCCTCGCCCGGTCGGCTGGTGCGCTGCGCGGGTTTCGCGCTCCGCCTGGAATCACCCCCTGGCGGGTGCGGTGGGTGGAAGCCCGGCAGCACCGTCACGGCGCTCCACCGAATTTTGACCATACCACACGCGAGGTCGACATGCCGCGGCGCCTGACACGAAAGCGACCACGCCCAAGCCGGGAGCCGCTCCTGACAGGCGTCGGAGAAAGCGGATTGCTCCACCGCCTCGCCACCCTGCTGCCCGGAAAGCCGCGCTGGGTGCTGGCGGGAGCCGGAGCCGACGACGCCGCCGTCGTCGATGTCGGCGCCGGCGAGCTCTGGTTGTTGAGCTGCGATGTCCAGTGCGAGGGCACGCACTTCGAGCGTCGCTGGCTGGATGCGTACGCGCTCGGGCGCCGTGCCGCGGCGGTGAACTTGAGTGACATCGCGGCGATGGGAGGAGCGGCGCGCCTGGCGCTCGTGTCGCTCCTCCTGCCACCGCGCTTGCCCGCATCCTTCTTCGACGGCGTGATGCGCGGCCTCGCCGATCGCTTCCGCGCTGCAGGCACCACCATCGTCGGCGGCAACATCGCCCGCTCGGAATGCCTCGCTGTCGACGTGACCGTCGCCGGTCGCGTCCGTCGCGAGGACTTGCTGCGCCGCTCCGGCGCGCGCCCGGGAGACCTTGTCGCCGTGACCGGTTCGCCGGGTGACAGCGCCGCCGGCCTCGCGCTCCTCCAGCGCGGCGCCGGACGCCGAGGCGCGTTGGTGCAGCGCTTCCTCGCCCCGGAACCGCGCTTGCAAGCGGGTGCCGCCCTCGCGGCTCTCGGCGCCACCGCGGCGATCGACGTGAGCGACGGCATCAGCACCGATGTCTTGCACCTGTGTGACGCGAGCGGCGTCGATGTGGAGATGCACTGGGAAGCGCTGCCGGTGTCGGCAGCGCTCGCTCGTGCCGGAAGAAACTTGCGCACCGACCCGCGCCACTGGGTTCTGCATGGCGGCGAGTCCTACGAGCTCCTGTGCACGCTGCCTGCGGCGCGGTTCGAGTCGGTGCGGCGCGGCCGCCTGGCCCTGCCCGGCTTCCCGCTCCACGCGATCGGCACCATCCTGCCGCCTGGCTCGGGGCGCTGGCTGGTTCGTGCCGGCGAGCGCCTGCCGCTCGTTCCGGCGAGTTTCGAGCACTTCGCGGCGGCGAAGGCGGTCCCGTCGCGGCGGCCAGCACGTGACTGGAGAGCCGATGTGGCACCCGCCGATTCCCGGCGCCCCCGGCGCCCACAACGCCGCCAGCGCGCCCATCCGCGCCGGCGCCCACGCCCGCGCCCGCGCCGGTCCTGACACGGGTGTCAGGGCGTGGTACAGCGTATGCTGATGGTGCAGGCGGAGGGCGCATGCGCGAACCCAGAACAATCTGCGAGCTCTTCCAGGACTCCCTCGCCAGCCGGCCGCGGGAGCGCGCCTTCCTCGCGAAATCCGGCGGGCGCTACCGAGCCCTCGGCTCCAGGGAATTCGCCGACCGAGTCCAGGCGGTGGCGGCGGCCCTGCGCAAGGTCGGCGTGCAGCCGGGCGACCGGGTCGCCATCGTCTCCCCCAACCGCATCGAATGGGCGATCGCCGATTACGCCATCCTCCACTGCGGCGCGGTGACGGTGCCAGTGTATCCGACGCTGCCGGCGACGGCGGTGCAACACATCCTCGGAGATTCGGACGCGCTGTTGGCTTTCGTTTCCGACGCCGAGCAGCTGGCGAAGCTCGGTGGCCGCGGGCAACTCCCCCGCTTGCACCACGCCGTGGTCTTCGACGATCTGCCTGCCGGGGCCAACGCACCGGCGGGTGCGTCGGACACCGCGCCACGCTCAGCGAGCGGCTGGCGCGACTTCGAAACTCGCGGCGCCTCGCTGCACGATCCCAAGAGCTTCGAGCGTGTCTGGCGGGCTGTGACCCCAGATGCCTTGGCGACGATCATCTACACCTCGGGTACCACCGGCCTCCCCAAGGGGGCGATGCTCACCCACGCCAATCTCGTCTCCAACGTGTTGAGCGTGCTCCGCCGCCTCACCCTCAGCCCTAGCGACAGCTGCCTCTCCTTCTTGCCGCTGTCGCACATCTTCGAGCGCATGGGCGGCCATTTCACCATGTGGTACGCAGGGGTCACCATCGCCTACGCCGAAAGCGTCGAGACGGTGCCGCAGAATCTCCTCGAAGTGCGACCGACGATCCTGGTCAGCGTGCCGCGCCTGTACGAGAAGATGTACTCCCGTGTGCAGACCACCGCGGCTGCCGGTTCGGCTCTACGGCGCCAGCTCTTCACCTGGGCCGTGGAGGTGGGCCGCCGCCGCGTGCGGGCCCAGCAGGAGGGAAGGCGCGTCCTCCCCTGGCTGGCGTTGCAGAACGCCGTGGCGGACAAGCTCGTCTTCTCCAAGCTGCGCCAGCGCGTGGGTGGGCGTTTGCGCTTCATGATTTCCGGCGGCGCACCGCTCTCGCCGCCCATCGCCGAGTTCTTCCATGCCGCCGGGCTCCTCATCCTGGAAGGCTACGGCCTCACCGAAACCTCGCCGGTCATCACGGTGAACCCGCTGGAGCGTCCGCGCCTCGGCACCGTGGGCCCGCCGCTGGACGGCGTCGAGGTGCGCATCGCCGAGGATGGCGAGATCCTGGCGCGGGGACCCAACGTCATGCGTGGCTACTGGGGGATGCCCAAGGAGAGCGCGCAGGCCCTGACGGACGGTTGGTTCCACACCGGCGACGTGGGCCGGATCGATGCCGAAGGCTACCTGTGCGTCACCGATCGCAAGAAGGATCTGCTGATCACTTCCGGTGGCAAGAACGTGGCGCCGCAACCCATCGAAGCGCGGTTGAAGGCCCTCCGCTTCATCGCCGAAGCCATTCTCGTCGGAGACGGACGCAAGTACATCAGCGCCTTGTTGGTGCCACAATTCGCGGCGCTGCGAGAACACGCCGCGAGTTTGGCTCTCACGGGCAGCGACGCCGAGCTCCTGCGGACGCCGCAGATCCTGCAGCTCTACGAGAGCCTCGTCGCGCAGGTGAACACCAGCCTGGCACCTTTCGAACGCATCAAGCGCTTTTGTCTCCTGGATCAGGAGCTGCAGATCGAGAGCGGCGAGGTGACGCCAACCATGAAGGTCAAGCGCGACGTCGTGGTGCGGAAGTACGCGAGCTCCGTCGAGAACATGTACCAGCAGCCCGCGCCTCCCGGCGTCGGCTGTCCCCCTGGAGAAGTTTTCGAGCCCGAGACGGCTCCCGTCCCAAGCCATTGAGATGCTGCCTGCATGTGTCGCCGCTCGTTAACCTTCAGGCGGAGGACTCCCTCGCTATCGAGCTGCTGCTCTCGCCCAGCCAAGGAGCGGCCGCCTGCCCTGCCTTCCCGCGCCCGCCGCTCTCTCGTTCTCGTGGTCGGCTTCGTGGCCACTCTGACAGCTTGCGAGCGCTGGGAGCAGACCCGCGACGCTGTGCGCGAGCTGCACGCGCTGCAACGGCGCGCTGGCGAGAGGCAGGCCGACGCGCAGTTCGTCCGCGCTGACCCGATCTTCGACGCTGCCCTCGCCGCCGACACGACCCTGGTGCGGACACTCCTCGCTGACGATCCCCGTCGGGTCACCTATCGCGATCCCGTCGGCATGACCGCGCTGCACCGCGCCGCCTGGGGCGGCAGTCCGGTGGTGGTCGAAATGCTGCTCGACGCCGGAGCTCCGGTGGACGCCAAGGACGGTGGGGGGGTCACGCCTCTCGGCATCGCAGTTCGCTGGGGCAATGCCGAGGTGTTCCATCTTTTGCTGACCCACAGCGCCCGCATGGACATGCACGACGATCACGGTCGAACGCTTCTGCATCTGGCAGCGATGTACGACCATGTCGAGATCGTCGAAGAGCTCCTCGAGGCTGGATTCGACCCGAACGTGGCTGCCGCCGGCGGCGACACGCCTCTCCACAGCGCCACCTTCATGCGCGCCCCGCGCGCAGCGCGGACGCTCCTCGACCACGGCGGCAACCCGAATGCGGTGGGCTACCTGAAGTTCACACCCTTGCACGTGGCGGTTTGTCCCGGCGGTCGCACCGAAACGGATACGAGCCTCGTGCGCATGCTCCTCGAATCCGGTGCCGAGCCCAATGCCCGGGACGACGATGGCAGCACCCCCATGGTGTTCGCCGCGATGGCGGGAGACACCGTCTCCATGGCCCTGATGCTGGCGCACGGTGCCGATCCCGGCGCCCAGAGTACGGATGGGCGCTCCGCTCTGGCCCGGGCCGTGGACGCCAAGCACCCCGAGGCCACCCGCATGCTGCTCGCCCTCGGCGTGCCGCCGAACGAACGCACCTCGCTGGGACGAACCGTGCTCCATGAAGTGGCGTCCACTCACCAGGTCGCGATTGCACGAATGCTGCTGCAGAAGGGCGCCGACCCTGATGCAGCGGACCGCACCCGGCGGAGGCCGCTGCACATCGCCGCGTACGAGGGAGACGTAGAGATGGCCAGGTTGCTCCTCGAGTTCCACGCCACCGTGGACGCTCGGGACGAGTCGGGTTACACCCCGCTGCACGTGGCGTCGGCGCAAACGCAGGCAGGAGTCGTGGCGGCGCTTCTCGAGGCCGGCGCCGATCCCCGCACGCGGACTCGTGGGGGCGAGACGCCGATGCAGCTCGCCTGGGGGACCGACGCAGGCCCGGTCGATTCGCTGCTGGCCCACTACGGCGCCCGCCGCTAGCCCCGCCCACGCTCGTCCCGCCCGCACACGCTTCCGGCCTACCTCTCCTGCCGCCCGAGCAGTCCCGCCTGGTTGCATGCCCCTTACGCCAGTCGACTGTCAACGACGGCGACACTCTTTGTCACCAACGTTGACACTCCTCGGTTTTGCTTCGATGCGCTGACCACCGAGACCGCGAGCCGCTGATTTTCCCGCCGGCACGAATCTTCCTATTCTTTATAGAAAGGTTGGCTCTGTGTGACTGTGGCCGATCCCAGGAGCTTCGGTGCACCCAACGAGTGCAGCAATCCGAAATGGTGCCCCGCACGAGTGCACGAACCAGCCGGCCCCGGCGCCACGAGTCCGTCT from Candidatus Krumholzibacteriia bacterium encodes the following:
- the thiL gene encoding thiamine-phosphate kinase, with the protein product MLHRLATLLPGKPRWVLAGAGADDAAVVDVGAGELWLLSCDVQCEGTHFERRWLDAYALGRRAAAVNLSDIAAMGGAARLALVSLLLPPRLPASFFDGVMRGLADRFRAAGTTIVGGNIARSECLAVDVTVAGRVRREDLLRRSGARPGDLVAVTGSPGDSAAGLALLQRGAGRRGALVQRFLAPEPRLQAGAALAALGATAAIDVSDGISTDVLHLCDASGVDVEMHWEALPVSAALARAGRNLRTDPRHWVLHGGESYELLCTLPAARFESVRRGRLALPGFPLHAIGTILPPGSGRWLVRAGERLPLVPASFEHFAAAKAVPSRRPARDWRADVAPADSRRPRRPQRRQRAHPRRRPRPRPRRS
- a CDS encoding long-chain fatty acid--CoA ligase; this encodes MREPRTICELFQDSLASRPRERAFLAKSGGRYRALGSREFADRVQAVAAALRKVGVQPGDRVAIVSPNRIEWAIADYAILHCGAVTVPVYPTLPATAVQHILGDSDALLAFVSDAEQLAKLGGRGQLPRLHHAVVFDDLPAGANAPAGASDTAPRSASGWRDFETRGASLHDPKSFERVWRAVTPDALATIIYTSGTTGLPKGAMLTHANLVSNVLSVLRRLTLSPSDSCLSFLPLSHIFERMGGHFTMWYAGVTIAYAESVETVPQNLLEVRPTILVSVPRLYEKMYSRVQTTAAAGSALRRQLFTWAVEVGRRRVRAQQEGRRVLPWLALQNAVADKLVFSKLRQRVGGRLRFMISGGAPLSPPIAEFFHAAGLLILEGYGLTETSPVITVNPLERPRLGTVGPPLDGVEVRIAEDGEILARGPNVMRGYWGMPKESAQALTDGWFHTGDVGRIDAEGYLCVTDRKKDLLITSGGKNVAPQPIEARLKALRFIAEAILVGDGRKYISALLVPQFAALREHAASLALTGSDAELLRTPQILQLYESLVAQVNTSLAPFERIKRFCLLDQELQIESGEVTPTMKVKRDVVVRKYASSVENMYQQPAPPGVGCPPGEVFEPETAPVPSH
- a CDS encoding ankyrin repeat domain-containing protein, with translation MATLTACERWEQTRDAVRELHALQRRAGERQADAQFVRADPIFDAALAADTTLVRTLLADDPRRVTYRDPVGMTALHRAAWGGSPVVVEMLLDAGAPVDAKDGGGVTPLGIAVRWGNAEVFHLLLTHSARMDMHDDHGRTLLHLAAMYDHVEIVEELLEAGFDPNVAAAGGDTPLHSATFMRAPRAARTLLDHGGNPNAVGYLKFTPLHVAVCPGGRTETDTSLVRMLLESGAEPNARDDDGSTPMVFAAMAGDTVSMALMLAHGADPGAQSTDGRSALARAVDAKHPEATRMLLALGVPPNERTSLGRTVLHEVASTHQVAIARMLLQKGADPDAADRTRRRPLHIAAYEGDVEMARLLLEFHATVDARDESGYTPLHVASAQTQAGVVAALLEAGADPRTRTRGGETPMQLAWGTDAGPVDSLLAHYGARR